A single region of the Fusarium keratoplasticum isolate Fu6.1 chromosome 7, whole genome shotgun sequence genome encodes:
- a CDS encoding Aldedh domain-containing protein, giving the protein MGSKILESIARKDLFRTQGYIDGSWVDATSGRTFDVLDPATLDKIASVPEMGSADTLKAIQSAYTAFQSYKETTARQRARWLRKWSDLCLENADDLALILCLENGKTLAEAKGEVTYAASFLEWFAGEAERTYGEVIPSSNPKQRILTFKQPLGVAACMAPWNFPIAMITRKCGAALAAGCTTVWKPAGETPLSCLAQAVLAQEAGFPKGCINVITTLDLVAEVGETLCTSKLVRKLSFTGSTRIGKLLASQCSGNLTKLSLELGGNSPFIVFDDANLETAIDAFIVAKFRNSGQTCVTANRVFVQSRIYDAFAKALVDKVKTLKVGPGTEPDVFIGPLTHERAVDKAMSHIEDAKMRGAEVVLGGAPLTEFKGYFIQPTVIKDMSHEDMLMSQEETFAPVVGLYKFETTDEVIALANDCDVGLGSFICTESTPRMWQVAEALEVGMVGVNVGVLSACESPFGGVKESGYGREGGRHGIDEYLTVKSMLINVSIKESGA; this is encoded by the exons ATGGGCTCTAAGATCCTCGAAAGCATTGCCCGAAAGGACCTGTTCCGAACTCAGGGTTATATCGATGGTTCTTGGGTAGATGCAACCTCGGGCAGGACCTTTGATGTCCTTGATCCCGCTACTCTTGACAAGATCGCATCCGTCCCAGAGATGGGATCCGCGGATACCCTCAAAGCAATCCAGTCAGCATATACGGCCTTTCAATCATACAAAGAGACGACCGCAAGACAACGTGCGCGATGGTTGCGCAAGTGGAGCGACCTCTGCTTGGAAAATGCCGACGATCTTGCCCTCATCCTCTGTCTCGAGAATGGAAAGACACTAGCCGAAGCAAAAGGGGAGGTGACCTAcgcagcctccttcttggagtGGTTCGCTGGCGAGGCCGAACGTACCTATGGCGAGGTTATCCCTTCTTCCAACCCGAAGCAGAGGATCCTGACCTTCAAGCAACCTCTTGGTGTGGCAGCGTGCATGGCCCCCTGGAACTTCCCCATCGCCATGATCACTCGGAAATGCGGCGCGGCTCTAGCTGCCGGCTGTACAACTGTATGGAAGCCTGCCGGAGAGACGCCCCTGAGTTGCCTGGCTCAAGCTGTGCTCGCCCAAGAGGCAGGTTTCCCCAAAGGATGCATCAACGTCATTACCACCCTCGACTTGGtggccgaggttggcgagACTCTTTGTACCAGCAAGCTCGTGCGCAAGCTGAGCTTCACGGGCAGTACAAGAATTGGAAAACTACTCGCGAGCCAGTGCAGCGGAAATTTGACCAAGCTGTCCCTGGAGCTCGGCGGAAATAGTCCCTTTATCgtctttgacgatgccaaTCTGGAGACAGCCATCGACGCCTTTATCGTGGCCAAGTTCAGAAACTCTGGTCAGACATGCGTAACCGCCAACCGTGTCTTTGTGCAGAGCCGCATCTATGATGCATTCGCCAAGGCTCTtgtcgacaaggtcaagacgcTGAAGGTCGGTCCTGGTACTGAGCCAGATGTTTTTATAGGGCCCCTCACGCACGAGCGGGCAGTTGACAAGGCAATGAGCCATATTGAAG ACGCAAAGATGCGCGGCGCCGAGGTGGTTCTTGGGGGGGCACCTTTAACAGAGTTCAAAGGATATTTCATTCAGCCGACTGTCATTAAAGACATGAGCCACGAAGACATGCTTATGAGTCAAGAAGAGACCTTTGCGCCGGTGGTTGGCTTGTACAAGTTCGAAACGACCGACGAGGTTATTGCACTGGCCAATGACTGCGACGTCGGACTCGGCAGTTTTATCTGCACCGAAAGCACCCCTCGGATGTGGCAGGTCGCAGAGGCCCTCGAGGTTGGAATGGTGGGTGTCAACGTTGGAGTGCTCAGTGCTTGTGAGAGTCCTTTTGGTGGCGTCAAGGAGAGTGGCTATGGTAGAGAAGGCGGCCGACATGGTATCGACGAGTATCTGACTGTCAAGTCGATGCTGATCAACGTGTCAATCAAGGAGTCGGGGGCTTGA
- a CDS encoding PKS-ER domain-containing protein — protein MSSSRPTLMRSLLLTKPEGSLKPSLSFTTKQPVPLPPPGHLLVKVHASAIQPSDSFNALGGFGSTTFPRIPGRDFSGVVVASGDTEPSPLLNLAVIGTSGFTHAFTEDGFHAEYAVVPADGVTPKPSALAHTQAATIGVPFTTAALMVKRSGAVKGDKALVLGARGAVGSAAAIMLEDLGCQVIRAVRGPGADVDTSADPELLGVQDLTSKKGVNVVIDTIGVPALTAAAIDGALAHGGTLVFIAAPKGGSPTLTLKMRDFYRAEKSLIGINSVSHKSSVMAELLQSLEPIFQSGKWEQAGNDKWKEVTLEEAEKVYLDHAPGEKFVIKM, from the coding sequence ATGTCTTCGTCACGTCCAACTCTCATGCGCTCCCTTCTCCTCACCAAACCCGAAGGCTCCCTCAAGCCGAGTCTCTCCTTCACCACGAAGCAGCCAGTTCCGCTGCCTCCCCCGGGACACTTGCTTGTCAAGGTCCACGCCTCCGCGATTCAACCCTCCGACAGCTTCAATGCCCTGGGCGGCTTCGGCTCAACTACATTTCCACGCATTCCTGGGCGAGACTTTTCTGGCGTTGTTGTCGCCTCTGGTGATACTGAGCCCTCTCCGCTTCTGAACTTGGCCGTTATCGGCACTTCAGGCTTCACTCACGCTTTTACGGAGGATGGATTTCACGCCGAATATGCTGTTGTGCCTGCTGATGGTGTTACGCCAAAACCATCAGCCCTCGCTCATACACAGGCGGCCACCATTGGAGTTCCCTTCACAACAGCAGCTCTCATGGTCAAGCGCTCGGGTGCTGTGAAGGGGGATAAAGCACTTGTCCTGGGCGCTCGAGGCGCTGTTGGAAGTGCAGCAGCAATTatgcttgaggatcttggctgTCAGGTTATTCGAGCCGTCCGTGGCCCTGGAGCCGATGTCGACACTAGCGCTGATCCTGAATTACTCGGGGTGCAAGATTTGACCAGCAAGAAGGGCGTGAATGTTGTCATCGACACAATTGGCGTTCCAGCTCTCACAGCGGCCGCCATCGACGGCGCCCTCGCTCACGGCGGCACACTGGTCTTTATCGCGGCGCCAAAAGGTGGAAGCCCGACGCTGACACTAAAGATGAGAGACTTTTACCGCGCTGAGAAGAGCCTCATTGGCATCAATTCGGTGTCACACAAGAGCAGTGTGATGGCTGAGCTGCTTCAAAGTCTTGAGCCCATCTTTCAGAGTGGCAAGTGGGAGCAGGCTGGTAATGATAAATGGAAAGAGGTCActctggaggaggcagagaaaGTATATCTAGACCATGCACCAGGAGAAAAGTTTGTCATTAAGATGTAG